Proteins encoded by one window of Lepeophtheirus salmonis chromosome 3, UVic_Lsal_1.4, whole genome shotgun sequence:
- the LOC121115133 gene encoding uncharacterized protein: protein MKNAEIEKFRGELLSNLEIEGLCEKNGQREENDIEDLEKFKKDYEIPALILDKPIPKESREIGINTTPTVEKNTILSNLFGETSSLIDKEIDPSSELNEYGKSSSTENKPNATQDEKSDFKTFEVPDSAIYDPPVEDDFSPRILDVPDNSVTDAQKK from the exons atgaaaaatgcagaaatagaaaaattccGTGGGGAATTGTTGTCCAACTTAGAAATCGAAGGCCTATGCGAAAAAAATGGTCAAAGGgaagaaaatgatattgaagatcttgaaaaatttaagaaggATTATGAAATTCCTGCTCTAATACTTGATAAACCTATTCCAAAAGAATCCAGAGAAATAGGAATAAACACCACCCCTACTGTTGAAAAAAACACTATCCTCTCTAATCTATTTGGGGAAACCTCATCATTGATAGACAAGGAA ATTGATCCTTCATCAGAATTAAATGAATATGGGAAAAGCTCTTCAACAGAAAATAAACCTAATGCCACTCAAGATGAAAAAAGCgactttaaaacttttgaagttCCAGATTCTGCCATTTATGATCCGCCAGTAGAGGATGATTTCTCTCCCAGGATCTTGGATGTGCCAGATAACTCTGTTACTGATG CTCAAAAAAAATAG
- the mIF2 gene encoding LOW QUALITY PROTEIN: translation initiation factor IF-2, mitochondrial (The sequence of the model RefSeq protein was modified relative to this genomic sequence to represent the inferred CDS: inserted 1 base in 1 codon) — MLSRGGMIIRWISSGQPLCGGTRVRKSHMNYEKHMMKKTSKTQEIKRKSVTLWHSMNVNQLAKVLEVPSHSLFDLILDIPGSEFIHDEETPIQDSDIFAELAKKLHFKAKFVASSDSLSSNPSSKIAELIPQPDNPTMYQPRSPVVAILGHIDHGKTTLLDYLRKSSVTDNEFGGITQHIGAFSVPVPSFVQNTITFIDTPGHAAFKSMRNRGVCATDIAILVVDACEGVLEQTLESLSMIKESGRPYIVAINKIDKPNADVNATKESLKELGKVNLEDFGGDVQSISMSALKGTNVDGFLNAIGALAEVLELKGDPTGQVRGVILESQMEAGIGRSTVXLVQKGTLKKGDILVAETHYAKIRTIKNEFGKSLNNAGPSQVVRISGWKSLPSAGDEVLQSSSEKKALDVVKTRNQVKMTEKALMETMDIEKRRSIEREAYVQNRLETLKSGRIKSKKNYLKHMYSPSTGIPKLSILIKADVDGSLEAIMDCISTYDAHDLVKLDIIEFGVGEITDNDVNVAQEFDGIVYAFNVPVSKSITSIHLMDRIKTCNIIYKLMDDIRDEINVRMPLIDKEVEEGMATVLKEFIVTIDKKKSPVGGCKVISGKIHRNSYFRIRRANSIIADKLKLKSLKHLKDEVPEISKGSECGLMFEDAGIRFQLSDRLECYKMTQERMKTDWNGGL, encoded by the exons ATGCTTTCTCGCGGAGGAATGATTATCCGATGGATCTCGAGTGGTCAACCGCTCTGTGGTGGGACCCGTGTACGAAAAAGTCACATGAATTATGAGAAACACATGATGAAAAAAACTTCCAAGACACAAGAGATAAAAAGGAAGTCTGTTACACTGTGGCATAGTATGAACGTCAATCAATTGGCAAAAGTACTCGAAGTTCCTTCCCATTCCTTATTTGACCTCATCTTGGATATCCCTGGATCCGAATTCATACATGATGAAGAAACGCCCATTCAAGACTCGGATATCTTTGCAGAACTCgctaaaaaacttcattttaaag CTAAATTCGTTGCTTCGTCGGACTCTTTGTCTTCAAATCCATCCTCCAAAATTGCTGAACTTATTCCTCAACCCGATAATCCTACAATGTACCAACCACGAAGTCCTGTCGTCGCTATTTTGGGACATATTGATCATGGAAAAACTACATTGTTGGACTATCTGAGGAAATCATCTGTCACTGATAATGAATTTGGAGGCATTACTCAGCACATTGGAGCATTTTCAGTCCCTGTCCCttcttttgtacaaaatactATTACCTTCATCGACACACCTGGACATGCTGCATTCAAATCCATGCGTAATCGAGGTGTTTGTGCCACAGATATTGCCATTCTTGTTGTAGATGCCTGTGAAGGCGTCCTTGAACAAACACTTGAGTCTCTAAGTATGATCAAAGAGTCGGGGAGACCTTACATTGttgcaattaataaaatagataaaccCAATGCGGATGTTAATGCAACAAAGGAATCGTTAAAGGAATTAGGAAAAGTTAACTTAGAGGATTTTGGCGGTGATGTTCAGAGTATTTCCATGTCTGCTCTCAAAGGGACTAACGTCGACGGATTTTTGAATGCTATTGGCGCCTTAGCTGAAGTTCTTGAATTAAAGGGGGATCCAACTGGTCAAGTGCGAGGTGTCATCTTGGAGTCACAAATGGAAGCTGGTATTGGGCGCTCCACTG TTCTTGTTCAAAAAGGAACTCTAAAAAAGGGCGACATCCTTGTGGCTGAAACACACTATGCTAAAATTcgaacaattaaaaatgagtttgGAAAGTCTCTAAATAATGCAGGTCCGTCTCAGGTTGTACGAATATCAGGTTGGAAGAGCTTACCTTCTGCTGGAGATGAAGTTCTGCAGTCATCGTCAGAGAAGAAAGCCCTTGATGTAGTGAAAACAAGAAACCAAGTCAAAATGACGGAAAAAGCATTAATGGAAACTATGGACATAGAGAAAAGACGATCGATTGAAAGGGAGGCCTACGTGCAAAATCGCTTAGAAACTTTAAAATCTGGCAGAATTAagtcaaaaaagaattatttgaaACATATGTATAGCCCATCAACTGGGATTCCAAAGCTGAGTATTCTTATAAAAGCTGATGTTGATGGAAGTTTAGAGGCCATCATGGATTGCATTTCAACCTATGATGCACACGATTTAGTAAAACTTGATATTATAGAATTCGGAGTAGGAGAAATCACGGATAATGATGTTAATGTAGCACAAGAATTTGATGGGATAGTGTATGCTTTTAATGTTCCAGTCAGTAAGTCTATTACCTCCATTCATTTGATGGATCGGATCAAGacctgtaatattatttataaactaatgGATGATATTCGTGACGAAATCAATGTTCGAATGCCTTTAATTGACAAAGAAGTGGAGGAAGGGATGGCTACCGTTCTCAAAGAATTCATtgttacaattgataaaaagaaaTCACCAGTAGGGGGGTGTAAGGTCATATCCGGAAAAATCCATcgaaattcatattttcgaATTAGGAGAGCCAATAGTATTATTGCAGACAAGCTCAAACTTAAGAGTTTGAAGCATTTAAAAGATGAGGTTCCCGAAATTTCCAAAGGCTCAGAATGTGGATTGATGTTTGAAGATGCTGGCATACGATTCCAATTATCAGATCGCTTAGAGTGCTACAAAATGACTCAGGAACGAATGAAAACGGATTGGAACGGCGgactttga
- the Arc42 gene encoding short-chain specific acyl-CoA dehydrogenase, mitochondrial, translating into MSFSVSRSLLSPLSNALFKRHNSSYMNFNDTQRMLMDTCRAFAESELMPKAKLIDKEHRYPEECVKAMGELGLMAINTPEEYGGSGLGAMEYAIAMEEISRGCASNGVILSAHNSLYLDPINKNGTHEQKEKYVTPLTDGNQIGCFGLTEPGNGSDAGAASTMAKLSDDGSSYILNGTKAWITNAPEAHCMVVFATTNIKLKHKGITAFIVPKSIPGVSTGKKEDKLGIRGSSTSNVILEDAVVPKENVLGGLGMGFKIAMQTLDGGRIGVAAQAQGIAQNALDTAVDYASKRQSFGVPIAKLQMIQSKIADMAMRVEASRLLLYRAAAAKDAGMPYTKEAAMTKLFASETATWVAHQSIQVLGGMGFVTDMPSERNYRDARITEIYEGTSEIQRIVIASNIMKEYGL; encoded by the exons ATGTCCTTCTCCGTTTCCAGATCCCTTTTGAGCCCTCTCTCCAATGCTCTCTTCAAGCGCCACAACTCCAGTTATATGAACTTCAATGATACGCAGCGGATGCTTATGGATACATGTCGGGCCTTTGCAGAGTCGGAGCTTATGCCCAAG gctaaattaattgataaagaGCATCGATACCCTGAAGAGTGCGTCAAGGCCATGGGAGAACTTGGACTCATGGCAATCAACACTCCTGAAGAATATGGGGGATCAGGTCTGGGTGCCATGGAATATGCTATTGCTATGGAAGAAATCTCTCGTGGATGTGCATCCAATGGAGTTATTCTATCCGCACACAACTCCCTCTATTTGGATCCTATCAACAAGAACGGAACTCACgaacaaaaggaaaaatatgttaCTCCTCTAACAGATGGAAATCAAATcg gCTGCTTTGGTCTCACTGAACCTGGTAATGGAAGCGATGCTGGAGCTGCATCCACCATGGCCAAACTAAGTGATGATGGCAGTTCCTACATTTTAAATGGAACCAAAGCATGGATCACTAATGCTCCCGAAGCCCATTGCATGGTCGTCTTTGCTACCactaacattaaattaaaacacaaGGGTATCACTGCATTCATTGTTCCCAAGTCCATACCTGGTGTAAGCACTgggaaaaaagaagacaaacTTGGAATCAGGGGCTCATCTACAAGTAATGTAATACTAGAGGATGCCGTTGTACCCAAAGAAAATGTTTTAGGGGGATTAGGAATGGGTTTTAAAATTGCCATGCAAACTCTTGATGGAGGACGTATTGGAGTTGCTGCTCAAGCGCAAGGCATAGCTCAAAATGCCTTAGATACAGCGGTGGACTATGCATCTAAAAGACAGTCATTCGGTGTACCCATTGCCAAGCTTCAAATGATCCAATCTAAAATTGCAGATATGGCCATGCGTGTTGAAGCATCAAGGTTATTGCTTTATCGTGCAGCTGCCGCAAAGGATGCTGGGATGCCTTATACCAAAGAAGCTGCTATGACGAAGTTATTTGCTTCTGAAACAGCTACTTGGGTTGCACATCAAAGCATTCAAGTACTTGGGGGAATGGGATTTGTTACAGATATGCCTTCAGAACGTAATTACAGAGATGCAAGAATCACGGAAATTTATGAAGGAACCTCTGAAATTCAGAGGATAGTGATTGCTTCTAACATAATGAAGGAATATGGACTATGA
- the Polr3F gene encoding DNA-directed RNA polymerase III subunit RPC6: MDSSVKAEKITPAEVRDRILALTKGKGNEGISDKALQSLVPEIPNGDRAKAINDLLSSGKVQLFQSSQGILIKVKEAQDTTASNQASVKGGDAEEKIVFSIIQESGNKGTWIRDIRLKSNLIQTTLNKVLKSLETKKLIKAIKSVNATKKKVYMLYDLDPDVSVTGGAWYSNQDFETEFVEILNQQCFRYLYTKLEKSKDCPSGPVAGKHASCASSDDLLKYISELGISKISLKLNDIEMILDTLIYDGKIENVASEDSKKYYRATESLLPPTGLVRVPCGICPVIKDCKKSLGSINPKKCTYMKEWFEI; encoded by the exons ATGGATTCGAGCGTCAAAGCGGAAAAAATTACTCCAGCGGAAGTTCGAGATAGAATTCTTGCTCTTACAAAAGGTAAAGGAAACGAGGGCATATCGGATAAGGCGCTTCAAAGTCTCGTTCCTGAAATTCCGAATGGAGACCGGGCCAAAGCCATCAATGATCTCCTCTCCTCTGGGAAGGTACAACTATTTCAATCCTCTCAAGGTATTCTTATCAAGGTTAAAGAGGCTCAAGATACTACTGCCTCAAATCAAGCCTCTGTCAAAGGAGGAGACGCTGAAGAAAAAATCGTATTTTCCATCATTCAGGAATCCGGAAATAAAG ggaCATGGATTCGGGATATTCGCCTCAAATCCAACCTCATACAAACGACCCTAAATAAAGTCTTAAAATCCCTGGAAACGAAGAAATTGATCAAAGCAATCAAATCCGTTAATGCGACTAAGAAAAAAGTGTACATGCTCTATGACTTAGATCCGGATGTATCTGTCACGGGTGGAGCCTGGTATTCCAATCAAGACTTTGAAACAGAGTTTGTGGAAATTCTCAATCAACAATGTTTTCGTTATTTGTACACTAAgctagaaaaatcaaaagattgCCCTTCAGGTCCTGTTGCTGGGAAACACGCCTCCTGTGCTTCCTCAGATGATCTTCTCAAGTACATCTCAGAATTGGGGATTTCAAAGATCTCTCTCAAATTAAACGACATAGAAATGATTCTAGACACACTTATCTACGATGGAAAAATAGAAAACGTTGCGAGTGaggattccaaaaaatattatagagcAACTGAATCCCTTCTACCACCTACGGGCCTTGTTAGAGTACCATGTGGGATCTGTCCTGTTATTAAAGACTGCAAAAAATCCCTTGGTTCTATCAATCCTAAAAAGTGTACCTATATGAAAGAGTGGTTTGAGATCTGA
- the Smyd5 gene encoding protein-lysine N-trimethyltransferase SMYD5 — MNQDYSIIKINDEVGHGLVALRRFREGETILREKPLVSSQFSWNRQYGYAACAFCLTPLETAQENIFRLTDDPNILLPHTQCCETRSGFHSACPECNERYCSTHCLEEDAKAQHALLCQNQPLKDLEELWKGMHYPPESCSITLMAKILARLCLHSDHFSHVLSRFCQDPIVGQEMTHKLLGQKYASQLECLREATLRVFSSKPEVAPYLTSDGFIRLFALVARNGQGIGSSPFGRWVKNVEKLRFPSENEKAGFDNLIENIFTVLDRTVGLDFLNSEGSGLYELQSASNHSCEPNAVIEFPFNNFELVLNAKKDINEGEEICISYLDECMLESSRHSRRKYLKENYMFLCKCIKCEAQINDPDVTSEEEMSSDENEN; from the exons ATGAACCAAGACTActctattattaaaatcaacGATGAAGTGGGACATGGACTCGTTGCATTGAGAAGATTTCGCGAAGGAGAAACGATTCTTCGTGAGAAGCCTTTGGTTTCGAGCCAGTTTTCCTGGAATCGGCAGTACGGGTATGCAGCATGTGCCTTTTGCCTTACTCCTCTCGAAACGGCTCAAGAAAACATCTTCCGACTCACAGATGACCCCAACATCCTTCTTCCGCATACGCAATGTTGTGAGACACGCTCTGGATTTCATTCTGCGTGTCCTGAGTGCAATGAACGATACTGCTCAACTCACTGTCTGGAGGAGGATGCAAAGGCACAACATGCTCTTCTTTGTCAAAATCAACCTTTAAA GGATCTGGAAGAACTTTGGAAGGGGATGCATTATCCTCCCGAATCATGTTCCATTACCCTAATGGCCAAAATCCTTGCTCGCCTTTGTCTTCATTCAGATCATTTTTCCCATGTGCTATCCAGATTTTGTCAAGATCCTATAGTAGGTCAAGAGATGACCCATAAACTACTCGGACAAAAGTATGCTTCTCAATTGGAATGTCTGCGTGAAGCGACTCTTCGAGTCTTTTCTTCCAAACCAGAAGTAGCTCCTTATCTAACGTCGGATGGCTTCATCCGCCTTTTTGCTCTTGTGGCAAGAAATGGTCAGGGTATCGGTTCCTCTCCCTTCGGTCGCTGggttaaaaatgttgaaaaacttCGCTTTCCATCTGAAAATGAAAAGGCGGGATTCGATAAtctcattgaaaatatatttactgtaCTGGATAGAACCGTGGGCTTGGACTTCCTTAACAGTGAAGGCTCAGGACTCTATGAACTACAAAGTGCATCCAATCATAGCTGTGAACCTAACGCAGTCATAGAGTTTCCTTTCAATAACTTTGAACTCGTACTCAATGCCAAAAAAGACATCAACGAAGGGGAAGAGATCTGCATTTCTTATTTGGATGAGTGTATGTTGGAAAGTTCAAGACACTCGAGAAGAAAATAccttaaagaaaattatatgtttcTGTGCAAATGTATAAAGTGCGAAGCACAGATCAATGACCCTGATGTAACCAGCGAAGAAGAAATGTCAAGTGACGAAAacgaaaattaa